AGGCTATCTCGAATTCGAGTTAACGCCCGAAGGCCACTGGGTAGCGCTTCGTTTCGACGCCCCGCGCCACCGCGCCGCCGGGCACGAAACGCCTTCGGAAGCGCTGTGGCTAGGCAAGGTGCAGCCGTTTGCTGGTGACCAAGGCTTCGGCATGGAGCTCAGTTACGAAATGCTCGAACCCTTTATTCGTGATGGTTCCTTGCACCTGCAATGCGCTGCTAGCCTCGGAGGCGGGCGCTACGGCCTGTTCCCGTGGTGGTGCGACGAAGGCAAGCCCGATTTCCACCAGCCAGGCCGGTTCTGCGAGTTGGCGTTGGCGTGAGTTCGTAGGGGCGGGTTTTACACCCGCCCATCAAATACAACAAATTCGCTCATGCGCAGAATATGAAGCGGCTTGTTTGCTTTCAGACCAGCACCATTCCGGCTCACCTGACTTCCCCAGTTACTGGATGCTCAAACTCGCGGTCTCTCTCTCTTTGACGGTTTTCGGCCATTGCCAGATACTGCCTAGCTGTATTGTTGCCGGGATCAAGCCGGAGCGCCTCATTCATTTTTTCAATAGTCAGCTCAAGCTGACCTTTGTTATAGTAGGCAATGCCTGTTCGTACATATTCGTTAATTCTTCTTAACGCATCATTACTCTGATCGATGTAACTCTGAGCAACCTGATTACCGGGGTCAAGCGTTAAAGCATCTCTCATATGTGCTTTTGATTGCTCGTATCGTTTTCTCTTGTAGGATGAAATCCCTTCAGAGATAGCATTGTCGATCTTTTGCTGCCGTTGCAATTCTGTGGAATTATCTGGCTTTATCTCGATTGAAGGCGGTGAGTATGGCGGTGATGTTACAAAAACCGCTGGTTGTTCTTTAACAGGTGCAGGAGGCGCCACTTCTGCCGGTGGTGCAGAAGGAGCTGGTTCTACGGCAGATGGAGGTACCGGAACCGGGTCTAGTGGCGTTGGCTGTTTGTCTGTAAAAAGACTTTTAACAAAAAGGAGGCCAATAATCATAGCGACAGCAATGCCAGCATTGCGTACGAATGGTGAGAGCGGCGGCGGTACAGGCTTCTGGCCCTCTTTATTCTTCCAACTATCATCTTCGTGTTTATGAGCTTCTGCCGTTTCATACTCCGGTAGATTTATCTCCAATTCCGAAGAGTTCAACTCTTGATTTTGAGGTATAAGCTCAGGCCTTGATGACACAACCTCAGGTATAGAGGGTGTAACTTTAGGTTCAGATACTTCTTCTG
This portion of the Chlorobaculum parvum NCIB 8327 genome encodes:
- a CDS encoding tetratricopeptide repeat protein, coding for MSSRPELIPQNQELNSSELEINLPEYETAEAHKHEDDSWKNKEGQKPVPPPLSPFVRNAGIAVAMIIGLLFVKSLFTDKQPTPLDPVPVPPSAVEPAPSAPPAEVAPPAPVKEQPAVFVTSPPYSPPSIEIKPDNSTELQRQQKIDNAISEGISSYKRKRYEQSKAHMRDALTLDPGNQVAQSYIDQSNDALRRINEYVRTGIAYYNKGQLELTIEKMNEALRLDPGNNTARQYLAMAENRQRERDREFEHPVTGEVR